In Flavobacterium enshiense, the genomic stretch CGCTTTTGCTATATAATCCGCAAAAAGAGTTGCCACTTCAGATGGAAATTGCACCTAAATCATGGGTAATTTCGGTTTTGGTTTCGATCAGGAAATTTCACGGTTTGTTGTCGGATCAGGCAGAGCATATTCCGTTTCTAAGTGATCAGAATCAGGGTAAAAAATATTACGGTGAGGAAAATATCAGCCCCTCGATGGCTATTGTGCTTAACCAAATGTTTCATTATTCGCTGAATCCGTCGATTAAAAACATGTATTACAAGGGGAAAGGATATGAGTTGCTGAGTTTGTTTTTTAACAGGAACGAAGATCCAGATGCCGAGCAATGTCCTTTTTTAATTGACGAGGAAAATGTATTAAGACTTAAGAAAGCTAAGGAAATAATAATCGCCAATATGGGTGAACCGCCGGGATTGCAAGAATTGGCGGACCAGGTGGGATTGAATCTGAAGAAATTAAAAATGGGTTTCAAGCAGATTTACGGCGATACGGTTTACGGTTTCTTGTTTGATTACAAAATGGAATATGCGCGTCGTTTGCTGGATTCCGGTTCGTATAATGTGAACGAGGTTGGGCTGAAAATTGGCTACAGCACGGCTAGTCATTTTATTGCCGGTTTTAAAAAGAAATACGGAACCACACCTAAAAAGTATTTGCTTGAGAAAGCAGTATAATAAAAAAACACCCTTTCGGGTGTTTTTTCTTTTTATTGATAATAGTGAGCTATGATTTGAACTTCGTCGTTACTGGTTCCAATCCACATTTTCATAGCTCCCGCTCCACTCGTATCTGATACTGCAAGTTGTGCCGAAAACATTGGACAATAAGTTCCTGGCGGCAGTTTTACGTAATCTGAGCCATTAGTATGGAAGTTATCCGTGGCCCCCCTATTGTCATCACGATTGGTGTAGAATTGGCCACTGATGCCTAATGCTCCGCCAAGGGTTGAAGTTCCATTGTCAATCGTAAATGCGCCTCCGATTAAATTTCCGTCAAGGTCTCTTGTCACAACGGGACCTAAGTGGCTTCCTTGTCTGAAATACATTAGTGTTTGCATTACTCTTGCTTGTCCATCATTTACCCGAATGTTGGCATTTTTTTCAATATCCCAGGAAAGAGAGTAGTTAATCTCTAGAATTGCTGGTCTAGTCAAGGTAAAAGTTGAATTAGGGATATCTCTGGGGGTCCCAGTATAATCAAAACCGTCTCCGTAACCGTGTTGGGTTATAAGGTTGATAGATGCCTCTCTTTCGTCTTTGAGGTAATTTTCAGCGTCAAATAAAATAGCAATATTGTCCTGAACTTGTCCTAGCACAAGGTCTCCGTTGGCATCAACAAAGACGCGTGATGAATTTCCGGGACCAAGATTTTTGGGGTTGTTGGGATAACTTAAGCCGTCTACTTTAACAGCAGCGGTTGGGCCGGCAATATGCAAACCTTGTTGTGGAGAGGTTGTGTTAATGCCGACTTGAGCAAAAATACTTATTGGACTAAGTAGTAAAGCGGTGTAAATGTATTTTTTCATAATAGGATGCATTTTAATTGTAAACTCTCACTTTTAGTATGTCCTCAGCGCCACCGAAACCGATAGAAGTAACTTTGGTTGGACCATCGTATATTTCTGTAAAAAAGTAGAGTCGGTGAGTCCCAGGAGGTACTGTTGTATAACCTTGTCCGTTGGTGAAGGAGTATCCTAGGATGCCTTGATTAAGTGAAGCATAACTTTGTGATGAAAAGCCGTATTTTTTGGAAAGTTCTGTTGCGGTTAATCCGTCATCATCGATGTCTAGGCAAAAGTATATTTTGAAAATTCTTTCCGAGCAATCGTTGAACGGTATCAAAGATGCTGACATATTTGAGGAAGGAGACAATATAGATGTGATCGAGTATTTTACCTCCACCAATGCGGATCCGGCAGATGTGAAGCCAAATGTTGTGATTAATCCTGTAGTGTTTGTTTCTGAAGCAGGACTGGAGACTATGGTTCCTAAATTTTGAGGGCCATTTGGGATGAAATTTGGGATGTTGAGTAAGAAATTGATAGGGGCAATGCTTCCATCTGGTGCTGTACCGTTATTTGTTGAAGGATTTAAGGTGATGTCTCCGAGTGCTGTTACATAAGCGAGAGAGGGTTTTATTCCATCATTATGTGTGGGATTGTTTGCCGCATTTAGACTTTCGATTCTGATGGTGGAGTTGTTTCCAGCTATGTGCAGGGTGGCTTCAGGATTGCTTGTTCCTATTCCGATTTGTGAAAAAGTAAATGTCGGGACTAATAGTAAAAGTAAAAGTGTTTTCATGGTAGTGGGGTTTTAATAGAGTCTCATGAATACGGAATCCGTGTCAATGGCCATTTTGACATAGGTTGCCATTGAGGGTAAATTTGATGATACTTCGGCCTTGAACTTTAGGGTGTGTGTTCCTGGAGTAAGCTGAACATAGGTTGTACTCGTGTTATACAAATTACCTGCTGCGCATAGCCGAGCATAACTATCGTAAGGAGCTGGGTTGCTTGTATTGAGGTTCATGTAGCTTCTTGAGGCTTGGCCGTACTTTCTAGTGGAAGAGTCAAGTGTGTAATAGGTCGAAATGCGTCTTGCTCCTCCATCCCGAATTAGGGCAAGGTCTTCATATTGATAAACCTGAAAGCTTACGCTATACTTTACTTCGAGAATGGCTGCCCTGGGTACGGTAATAGTGTAAGTGTAAAAAGTTGCTTCGACTTTTCCATCTGCATCGCCAGTGGTCATCCTGAGATTACTTGTAGGAATTGTTGTGTTGTCGATGGCGTCTATCCCGTCGCTGTTGGTTAAAGTTTCTAATTTTAACGAAAGGACTCCGTTACTATCTACATAAAGCGGAAAAGTGCCTGTGGGGATTATGTTTCCTCCGTTCGCGGGGTTGTTGTTTTTGTCTACACTTTCAATGCGTACCGTTCCAACGGTTTTGTCCAGGTGAAGTTTTTGTTGTGGATTAGTTGTTCCAATTCCAACAGCCTTTGTTTGGGCCTGTATGGAAAGTGAAAGGAGCAATAAAAGTGATAAGTAGGTGTTTTTCATGCTCGTCAGATTTTAGGGGTTAATAATTTTTTTGGGATTGTTTAAATAAGATGCAAATTACTATACATGGTTGCGTTATGTTTTAAATAAATATTAATTTTATTTGAATAATGTATTAAAAAACAAGTATTTGTATAAAAATAACAAAAAGCATTTATTATGTTTGAGAAAAGTAAAAATATAACCTTTTTACTACATTTTGTTATAGTTAAAAAAATACGTAGGAAAATATTTGTTTTTTTAACGAGACAATTGTAATACAAATATGATTAAAAAATCATTAGTCACTGTAGTGTTTTTCGTGCTTTTTTATCACAAATTACATTTATTATTTTAAATTTTTTTAAGAATAAGCGGTTGTGTTTTCAAAAATGATCTTTTTTCAGTCGTTTTGTCCCTATTTGTTGATTGGTGTGATAAAAAAGAGGCTGCCCATAAGGCAGCCTCTTTTTTATTTAACTATGGTTTGGTTAGTTGTAGTAATGGGCAATTATCTGCACTTCATCTTGTCCGCCACCTAAAAACATTTTTACGGCTCCTGTTCCGGAGGTGTCACCAACAGCAAGTTGAGCAGCAAACATTGGACAATAAGTCCCAGGGCCTAGTTTTACATAGTCTGTACCGGTATTGAAGCCGTGTTTGTTTGCTCCTGTCGTTGATCCGCATGTGTAAAATTGTCCGTTTAGCCCCAATGCATATCCTATGGTTAAGGGCACACCATCTAAATCATTAGTTACGATAGGTCCTGAAGGGCCGCCATTTCTTAAATAAAGTAGTGTTTGTACTACCCGGGCATGCTGATCATCTACAGGGCTGCCTGACTTTTCGATTTCCCAACTAATGGAATAGTTAATTTCTACAATCGCATTTCTGGTTAACGTAAATGTATCAAGCCCAGCTCCTGATTGTCTCGGCCAACCTGCATTGGTGTAGCCGGAACCTGTTCCCGTTTGGTTGATTACGTTCGCATCGGCACCACCTGTATCTTGTGGATCGGATAGGTAATTAAAGGGGTTGAACAAGACTTCTATATTGTTTGTTACTGTGCCGAGTACCAAATCTCCATCGCCATCAACAAAAACCCTAGTCGAGTTTCCTGCGCCTAAGTTTCCTGTGTTATTTGCGGCGTTTAACCCTTCTACTCTAATTGTAGAAGTATTGCTGGCTACATGAACCTCTTCAAGAGGTGTTGTTGTATTTACTCCAATTTGAGCAAAAAAAGTGGTGGGAAGTGAAATTAATATGTAGTAAAAGTGTTTCATAAGTTAATTGTATAATCTGATTTTTAAATAATCTAAGTCGCCTCCAAAACCAACACTCGTATATTTGTTAGTTCCGTCCGATGTTTTTGCAAAAAATCTCAATGAATGATTGCCGGCAGGTATATTTGCATATCCGTGCGCATTCATATAGGGGTAGCCCATAATTCCCTGGGTTAATGAAGCTATGGCCTGTCCTTTATTGCCGTATTGTTTGGAAAGTTCAATAGCATTTAATCCGTCATTATTTAAATCGATACAATAATATACTTCAAAGGTTCTTGTGGATTTGTCGTCAAGTGGTGAACCAGCTGGTGTTGCAATCATATCGACATCTGAAACTACGACGGTGATGCCATATTTTACTTCGATTAATGCATTTTGAGGAGAATTAAAAGGTACAGAGATTAACTCCGTAAAGGCGGTAGTGGTAGTCAGGTCATTATTAAGTACGACGCCATTGTAGTTTGGTCCGTCGGGAATAAAATTCCCAACATTGATTAGAAAGTTCAAAGGGACGATGCCGCCTGGTGTACCTGCGCTTGAAAGGTAGTTCGAAGGGTAAAGAGTTAGTTCTCCGTCTTTGTCTACATAAAGCGGTGCTAATTTCACGCCGTTATTAAGAACAGGGTTGTTTGCCGAATTTAGTTTTTCGATTCGTATAGTCGAAGTCGTTCCGGCAATGTGCAGGTCTTTTTGAGGATTGGCAGTTCCTATACCGACTTGCGCATAAAATGAGGCTGAGACGAACAGCAATAGGTATTTTATTTTTTTCATAATGATGAAGTTTAGTATAGTCTCATGAATACCGAGTCGTTTCCTATTGCAAAATTGACAAGAGTGGCCATTGAAGTTGATCCGGTTTTTAATTCGCCATAAAATCGTAATGTGTGTGTGCCTGGTGTGAGTGTGATATAAGTAGTGCTGCAATTGTACATCGCCATATCTGCTGAATTCGACGGAGTGGCGCTTAAGTCATTGTTGTTGTAATAGCATTTGGATGATTGGCCGTATCTGGGAGTTGTTGCTGCTAAAACAGACGTGTCAAGTGTGTAGAAGGTTGATATTAGTCTTGGTTTG encodes the following:
- a CDS encoding helix-turn-helix transcriptional regulator, with protein sequence MGSMEEIKIEEDFILLRFQNDSEEIVRFERPVNMGLIQFHFGLKGSAKFVFNQGAYVLALNEEKSLLLYNPQKELPLQMEIAPKSWVISVLVSIRKFHGLLSDQAEHIPFLSDQNQGKKYYGEENISPSMAIVLNQMFHYSLNPSIKNMYYKGKGYELLSLFFNRNEDPDAEQCPFLIDEENVLRLKKAKEIIIANMGEPPGLQELADQVGLNLKKLKMGFKQIYGDTVYGFLFDYKMEYARRLLDSGSYNVNEVGLKIGYSTASHFIAGFKKKYGTTPKKYLLEKAV